In Phlebotomus papatasi isolate M1 chromosome 1, Ppap_2.1, whole genome shotgun sequence, the following proteins share a genomic window:
- the LOC129800083 gene encoding protein O-mannosyl-transferase 2 isoform X2 has protein sequence MTCGEISGEESASILSVFRRKLAKKTVKMKKNPPELSGKEKQVSRWTVFAIIVLLTVLTRFYKVTEPDHVCWDETHFGKMGSWYINRTFFFDVHPPLGKMLIALSGKLTGYNGTYPFEKPGDKYNGTRYEGMRIFCTTLGALIVPMSFDIVHDLTRSVQASLMASAYILLDVGMITLNQYILLDPILMFFMTASVLGMVKVTKNTEEDRSFSGIWWFWLLFTGLMLACTISVKFVGLFVVLLVGLHTISDLWNVLGNLSKPVIFTVKQLIARAIALIAWPALVYMFFFYIHLEILNRSGNGDGFYSSAFQSKLIGNSLYNASMPRYVAYGAVVTIKNHKTGGGYLHSHFHLYPKGAGARQQQITTYTHKDENNKWRVKYYNKDVNPDDEVDILRNGQLVRLEHVPTRRNLHSHPEQAPLTKKHYQVTGYGENGTGDANDVWKVIIVGGRENERVETVTTSLLFIHYLQNCALTTSGKQLPKWGFEQQEVTCNPNLRDSSAQWNVEDNEFDRLPKVNFEVYAPGFLSRFFESHAVMIQGNAGLKPKEGEVTSQPWQWPINYRGQFFSGSAYRIYLLGNPIIWWSNLVFIAIFLVLFIISAIRHERGYEDFTNPDSESKWRSLRAGAWLFGGWLLHYLPFWAMGRVLYFHHYFPALIFNSMLTGVVFNYLTHRLPIWLRQTVLGASLGVLGWSFVKFSPLAYGMMGPSAGEANSTMNGLKWMESWEF, from the exons ATGACGTGTGGTGAAATTAGTGGTGAAGAAAGTGCTTCAATTTTAAGTGTTTTTAggagaaaattagccaaaaagacggtgaaaatgaagaaaaatcctCCTGAATTGtcaggaaaagaaaaacaagtatCCAG ATGGACTGTATTTGCCATAATCGTGCTTTTAACAGTTCTTACACGATTTTACAAAGTCACAGAGCCTGATCATGTTTG TTGGGATGAGACGCATTTTGGCAAAATGGGCAGTTGGTACATCAATCGAACTTTCTTCTTCGATGTCCATCCACCTCTTGGGAAGATGCTTATTGCCCTTTCTGGGAAATTAACTGGCTACAATGGGACCTATCCATTTGAGAAGCCAGGAGACAAGTACAATGGGACAAGATATGAGGGAATGCGAATATTTTGTACCACTCTTGGAGCCCTAATTGTACCCATGTCCTTTGATATTGTCCACGATTTGACAAGATCTGTCCAGGCATCGCTGATGGCATCTGCCTACATTCTTCTGGATGTTGGGATGATCACTCTAAATCAGTACATTTTACTTGATCCAATACTGATGTTCTTCATGACAGCCTCAGTTCTTGGGATGGTAAAAGTGACAAAGAACACAGAAGAGGATAGGTCTTTTTCTGGAATCTGGTGGTTCTGGTTACTCTTCACAGGCTTGATGCTTGCCTGTACAATAAGTGTAAAATTTGTTGGATTATTTGTGGTACTTCTAGTTGGTCTCCATACAATCAGCGACCTGTGGAATGTTCTTGGGAATTTATCCAAACCTGTG ATATTCACTGTTAAGCAACTCATAGCCCGAGCCATTGCTCTTATCGCCTGGCCAGCTCTTGTCTACATGTTTTTCTTCTACATCCACCTTGAGATTCTGAACAGGAGTGGCAATGGCGATGGGTTCTACAGTTCGGCTTTTCAGTCAAAACTGATAGGGAATTCTCTCTACAATGCCAGCATGCCCAGATACGTAGCCTATGGGGCTGTAGTTACTATAAAAAACCACAAAACAGGAGGAGGGTATCTTCATTCCCACTTCCATCTCTATCCAAAAGGTGCCGGAGCACGGCAACAACAG ATTACAACGTATACTCACAAAGACGAAAATAACAAGTGGCGCGTAAAGTATTACAATAAGGACGTGAACCCGGATGATGAAGTGGATATCCTAAGGAATGGTCAGTTGGTGAGATTGGAACACGTTCCAACAAGGAGGAATCTCCACTCACATCCGGAGCAAGCACCACTTACCAAAAAGCACTACCAAGTCACAGGATACGGAGAG AATGGAACGGGTGATGCCAACGACGTATGGAAGGTAATCATTGTGGGTGGACGTGAAAATGAACGCGTGGAAACTGTAACGACTAGTCTGTTGTTTATTCACTATCTGCAAAATTGTGCTTTAACAACGAGCGGAAAGCAGTTGCCGAAATGGGGCTTTGAGCAGCAGGAAGTCACATGTAATCCCAATCTTCGGGACAGTAGCGCCCAGTGGAATGTTGAGGATAATGAATTCGACAGAC TGCCCAAAGTGAACTTTGAGGTCTATGCACCGGGATTCCTGTCCAGATTCTTCGAATCCCATGCGGTTATGATACAAGGAAATGCCGGTCTCAAGCCAAAGGAAGGTGAAGTGACCAGCCAACCATGGCAATGGCCTATCAATTACAGG GGTCAATTTTTCTCGGGTTCTGCTTATCGAATCTACTTACTGGGAAATCCCATAATCTGGTGGAGCAATTTGGTCTTCATCGCCATTTTCCTCGTACTCTTCATCATCTCGGCCATTCGCCACGAACGAGGCTACGAGGATTTTACTAATCCCGACAGTG AATCTAAATGGAGATCTCTGAGAGCAGGAGCCTGGCTCTTTGGCGGTTGGCTGCTCCACTACCTGCCGTTCTGGGCGATGGGAAGAGTCCTCTACTTTCATCATTACTTCCCCGCgctcattttcaattcaatGCTAACag
- the LOC129800083 gene encoding protein O-mannosyl-transferase 2 isoform X1: MTCGEISGEESASILSVFRRKLAKKTVKMKKNPPELSGKEKQVSSYRWTVFAIIVLLTVLTRFYKVTEPDHVCWDETHFGKMGSWYINRTFFFDVHPPLGKMLIALSGKLTGYNGTYPFEKPGDKYNGTRYEGMRIFCTTLGALIVPMSFDIVHDLTRSVQASLMASAYILLDVGMITLNQYILLDPILMFFMTASVLGMVKVTKNTEEDRSFSGIWWFWLLFTGLMLACTISVKFVGLFVVLLVGLHTISDLWNVLGNLSKPVIFTVKQLIARAIALIAWPALVYMFFFYIHLEILNRSGNGDGFYSSAFQSKLIGNSLYNASMPRYVAYGAVVTIKNHKTGGGYLHSHFHLYPKGAGARQQQITTYTHKDENNKWRVKYYNKDVNPDDEVDILRNGQLVRLEHVPTRRNLHSHPEQAPLTKKHYQVTGYGENGTGDANDVWKVIIVGGRENERVETVTTSLLFIHYLQNCALTTSGKQLPKWGFEQQEVTCNPNLRDSSAQWNVEDNEFDRLPKVNFEVYAPGFLSRFFESHAVMIQGNAGLKPKEGEVTSQPWQWPINYRGQFFSGSAYRIYLLGNPIIWWSNLVFIAIFLVLFIISAIRHERGYEDFTNPDSESKWRSLRAGAWLFGGWLLHYLPFWAMGRVLYFHHYFPALIFNSMLTGVVFNYLTHRLPIWLRQTVLGASLGVLGWSFVKFSPLAYGMMGPSAGEANSTMNGLKWMESWEF, translated from the exons ATGACGTGTGGTGAAATTAGTGGTGAAGAAAGTGCTTCAATTTTAAGTGTTTTTAggagaaaattagccaaaaagacggtgaaaatgaagaaaaatcctCCTGAATTGtcaggaaaagaaaaacaagtatCCAG tTATAGATGGACTGTATTTGCCATAATCGTGCTTTTAACAGTTCTTACACGATTTTACAAAGTCACAGAGCCTGATCATGTTTG TTGGGATGAGACGCATTTTGGCAAAATGGGCAGTTGGTACATCAATCGAACTTTCTTCTTCGATGTCCATCCACCTCTTGGGAAGATGCTTATTGCCCTTTCTGGGAAATTAACTGGCTACAATGGGACCTATCCATTTGAGAAGCCAGGAGACAAGTACAATGGGACAAGATATGAGGGAATGCGAATATTTTGTACCACTCTTGGAGCCCTAATTGTACCCATGTCCTTTGATATTGTCCACGATTTGACAAGATCTGTCCAGGCATCGCTGATGGCATCTGCCTACATTCTTCTGGATGTTGGGATGATCACTCTAAATCAGTACATTTTACTTGATCCAATACTGATGTTCTTCATGACAGCCTCAGTTCTTGGGATGGTAAAAGTGACAAAGAACACAGAAGAGGATAGGTCTTTTTCTGGAATCTGGTGGTTCTGGTTACTCTTCACAGGCTTGATGCTTGCCTGTACAATAAGTGTAAAATTTGTTGGATTATTTGTGGTACTTCTAGTTGGTCTCCATACAATCAGCGACCTGTGGAATGTTCTTGGGAATTTATCCAAACCTGTG ATATTCACTGTTAAGCAACTCATAGCCCGAGCCATTGCTCTTATCGCCTGGCCAGCTCTTGTCTACATGTTTTTCTTCTACATCCACCTTGAGATTCTGAACAGGAGTGGCAATGGCGATGGGTTCTACAGTTCGGCTTTTCAGTCAAAACTGATAGGGAATTCTCTCTACAATGCCAGCATGCCCAGATACGTAGCCTATGGGGCTGTAGTTACTATAAAAAACCACAAAACAGGAGGAGGGTATCTTCATTCCCACTTCCATCTCTATCCAAAAGGTGCCGGAGCACGGCAACAACAG ATTACAACGTATACTCACAAAGACGAAAATAACAAGTGGCGCGTAAAGTATTACAATAAGGACGTGAACCCGGATGATGAAGTGGATATCCTAAGGAATGGTCAGTTGGTGAGATTGGAACACGTTCCAACAAGGAGGAATCTCCACTCACATCCGGAGCAAGCACCACTTACCAAAAAGCACTACCAAGTCACAGGATACGGAGAG AATGGAACGGGTGATGCCAACGACGTATGGAAGGTAATCATTGTGGGTGGACGTGAAAATGAACGCGTGGAAACTGTAACGACTAGTCTGTTGTTTATTCACTATCTGCAAAATTGTGCTTTAACAACGAGCGGAAAGCAGTTGCCGAAATGGGGCTTTGAGCAGCAGGAAGTCACATGTAATCCCAATCTTCGGGACAGTAGCGCCCAGTGGAATGTTGAGGATAATGAATTCGACAGAC TGCCCAAAGTGAACTTTGAGGTCTATGCACCGGGATTCCTGTCCAGATTCTTCGAATCCCATGCGGTTATGATACAAGGAAATGCCGGTCTCAAGCCAAAGGAAGGTGAAGTGACCAGCCAACCATGGCAATGGCCTATCAATTACAGG GGTCAATTTTTCTCGGGTTCTGCTTATCGAATCTACTTACTGGGAAATCCCATAATCTGGTGGAGCAATTTGGTCTTCATCGCCATTTTCCTCGTACTCTTCATCATCTCGGCCATTCGCCACGAACGAGGCTACGAGGATTTTACTAATCCCGACAGTG AATCTAAATGGAGATCTCTGAGAGCAGGAGCCTGGCTCTTTGGCGGTTGGCTGCTCCACTACCTGCCGTTCTGGGCGATGGGAAGAGTCCTCTACTTTCATCATTACTTCCCCGCgctcattttcaattcaatGCTAACag